The genome window CACAATGCCGCAGCTCGGCGAGAGCGTGACCGAGGGTACGGTCACCCGCTGGCTGAAGCAGGAAGGCGACCAGGTCCAGGCGGACGAGCCCCTGCTCGAGGTCTCCACGGACAAGGTCGACACCGAGATCCCAGCCC of Streptosporangiales bacterium contains these proteins:
- a CDS encoding dihydrolipoamide succinyltransferase — protein: MSVSVTMPQLGESVTEGTVTRWLKQEGDQVQADEPLLEVSTDKVDTEIPA